From a single Nocardioides sp. dk884 genomic region:
- the hsaA gene encoding 3-hydroxy-9,10-secoandrosta-1,3,5(10)-triene-9,17-dione monooxygenase oxygenase subunit, with protein MSQAVLDAVRDLLPTFRERADETERLRVVPEASIKELADTGFFRLLQPQRFDGFEADPVTFYTTVRDIASACGSTGWVSSVVGVHPWQVALFADEAQQAVWGSDTSTRLSSSYAPTGKATQVDGGYRLSGRWSFSSGCDHCSWVLLGALVFDGEGNVVDFKTFLVPRESYTIHDVWHTVGLRGTGSNDIAVDDVFVPEAFTLSMGETGRCHGPGQEHNTADLYKLPFHSVFTSTITTPIVGMARGAYDEHVAMQKKRVRASYIGEQASLDPFAAVRVARASSDIDATWALLMGNLREEMALVARGETIPLGLRLRVRRDQVIGTQRCIDAIDALFEASGGRALAEGSYLQRAWRDAHAGRVHAANDPERALQMYGAHEFGHQVDPGMY; from the coding sequence ATGTCCCAGGCAGTGCTCGACGCGGTCCGCGACCTGCTCCCCACCTTCCGCGAGCGCGCCGACGAGACCGAGCGGCTGCGCGTCGTACCCGAGGCCTCGATCAAGGAGCTCGCCGACACCGGCTTCTTCCGGCTCCTGCAGCCGCAGCGCTTCGACGGCTTCGAGGCCGACCCGGTGACCTTCTACACCACGGTGCGCGACATCGCCTCGGCCTGCGGGTCGACGGGGTGGGTCTCCAGCGTCGTCGGCGTGCACCCCTGGCAGGTCGCGCTCTTCGCCGACGAGGCCCAGCAGGCGGTCTGGGGATCCGACACCTCCACCCGGCTCAGCAGCTCCTACGCGCCCACCGGCAAGGCCACCCAGGTCGACGGCGGCTACCGGCTCTCGGGCCGGTGGAGCTTCTCCTCGGGCTGCGACCACTGCAGCTGGGTGCTGCTGGGCGCGCTCGTCTTCGACGGCGAGGGCAACGTCGTGGACTTCAAGACCTTCCTGGTGCCGCGTGAGAGCTACACGATCCACGACGTCTGGCACACCGTCGGGCTGCGCGGCACCGGCTCCAACGACATCGCCGTCGACGACGTGTTCGTGCCCGAGGCGTTCACGCTGTCGATGGGGGAGACCGGCCGCTGCCACGGGCCGGGTCAGGAGCACAACACCGCCGACCTCTACAAGCTCCCCTTCCACTCCGTCTTCACCTCCACGATCACCACCCCGATCGTCGGCATGGCGCGCGGCGCCTACGACGAGCACGTCGCGATGCAGAAGAAGCGCGTGCGGGCGTCGTACATCGGGGAACAGGCGTCCCTCGACCCGTTCGCGGCGGTCCGCGTGGCGCGGGCCTCCTCCGACATCGACGCGACCTGGGCGCTGCTGATGGGCAACCTGCGCGAGGAGATGGCGCTCGTCGCCCGGGGGGAGACGATCCCGCTCGGGCTGCGGCTGCGGGTGCGCCGCGACCAGGTGATCGGCACCCAGCGCTGCATCGACGCGATCGACGCGCTGTTCGAGGCCTCCGGCGGGCGGGCGCTGGCGGAGGGCAGCTACCTCCAACGCGCCTGGCGCGACGCCCATGCCGGCCGGGTGCACGCCGCGAACGACCCCGAGCGGGCGCTGCAGATGTACGGCGCCCACGAGTTCGGCCACCAGGTCGACCCGGGGATGTACTGA
- a CDS encoding VOC family protein, with protein sequence MSSLVANLCLDAADPYAQTVWWAQVLEDFTLQPDDEQGPGDEECGLRGPDGRWLLFLKVPEAKQVKNRMHMCLRPADRSRDEEVERVLGLGATLVADRRGGDRGWAVLGDPEGNEFCVLSRVIAV encoded by the coding sequence ATGAGCTCCCTGGTCGCCAACCTGTGCCTCGATGCCGCCGACCCCTACGCCCAGACCGTGTGGTGGGCGCAGGTCCTCGAGGACTTCACTCTCCAGCCCGACGACGAGCAGGGACCCGGCGACGAGGAGTGCGGGCTGCGCGGCCCGGACGGACGCTGGCTGCTGTTCCTCAAGGTGCCGGAGGCCAAGCAGGTCAAGAACCGCATGCACATGTGCCTGCGGCCCGCGGACCGCAGTCGCGACGAGGAGGTGGAGCGGGTCCTCGGACTCGGCGCCACCCTGGTCGCCGACCGGCGCGGCGGCGATCGGGGCTGGGCGGTGCTGGGCGACCCGGAGGGCAACGAGTTCTGCGTCCTCAGTCGAGTGATCGCCGTCTGA
- the hsaD gene encoding 4,5:9,10-diseco-3-hydroxy-5,9,17-trioxoandrosta-1(10),2-diene-4-oate hydrolase: MGAPTAYEQEAVRRSAKAGGLTLNYYEAGSDGPDAGTPVGGGLPLVMLHGGGPGASAWSNFGRALPHFATSFRTLLVDQPGFGGSDKPPVEGNYYRFAADHVVRLLDELGIDRVHLLGNSLGGGTAMRLALSHPDRVGRLVLMGPGGLSLNLFHADPTEGVQRLMEFGAAPTREALRAFISTMVVDQSLVTDELVEERFADATAPGAREAMRAMGMSSWNPATAEDGMLWREAHRLRAHTLLTWGREDRVNPLDGALVALKLIPQARLHVFGNCGHWAQIEAAEEFAEVATAFLARHVEQTPPPAP, translated from the coding sequence ATGGGCGCGCCCACGGCGTACGAGCAGGAGGCGGTGCGCCGCTCGGCGAAGGCCGGGGGACTCACCCTCAACTACTACGAGGCCGGCTCGGACGGCCCCGACGCCGGCACCCCGGTCGGTGGCGGGCTGCCCCTGGTGATGCTGCACGGCGGCGGGCCGGGCGCCTCGGCGTGGTCGAACTTCGGCCGCGCGCTGCCGCACTTCGCCACCTCGTTCCGCACCCTGCTGGTGGATCAGCCCGGCTTCGGCGGGTCCGACAAGCCGCCGGTGGAGGGCAACTACTACCGCTTCGCCGCCGACCACGTGGTCCGCCTCCTCGACGAGCTGGGCATCGACCGGGTGCACCTGCTCGGCAACAGCCTCGGCGGCGGTACGGCGATGCGCCTGGCGCTGAGCCACCCCGACCGGGTCGGGCGGCTGGTGCTGATGGGTCCCGGCGGCCTCTCGCTCAATCTCTTCCACGCCGACCCGACCGAGGGCGTGCAGCGGCTGATGGAGTTCGGCGCCGCGCCGACCCGCGAGGCGCTGCGGGCGTTCATCTCCACGATGGTCGTGGACCAGTCACTGGTCACCGACGAGCTGGTGGAGGAGCGCTTCGCCGACGCGACCGCCCCGGGCGCCCGGGAGGCGATGCGCGCGATGGGCATGTCGTCCTGGAACCCCGCGACCGCCGAGGACGGCATGCTCTGGCGCGAGGCGCACCGCCTGCGCGCGCACACGCTGCTGACCTGGGGGCGCGAGGACCGGGTCAACCCGCTCGACGGTGCGCTGGTCGCCCTCAAGCTCATCCCCCAGGCGCGCCTCCACGTCTTCGGCAACTGCGGGCACTGGGCGCAGATCGAGGCGGCCGAGGAGTTCGCCGAGGTCGCCACCGCCTTCCTCGCCCGTCACGTCGAGCAGACCCCACCGCCCGCTCCCTGA